A DNA window from Malus domestica chromosome 12, GDT2T_hap1 contains the following coding sequences:
- the LOC103449315 gene encoding probable glycosyltransferase At5g03795 — translation MADSSSVVLYYLSQPRSLRHFYFIPTTLALATSLLILFYISSTSNLFAHHHHHAHSIPQLLLNISSSYTPFRVEAHLKADGAQVIQGQRSPEQPQLGSNGNYVNNKAVFHDRHIFLEDYKEMKRSFKIYVYPHRQDDSFANALLPVDSEPGGNYASESYFKKVLMKSHFITNDPTKADLFFLPFSIARLRHDPRIGVGGIQDFIRDYIFNVSHKYEYWNRTGGADHFYVACHSIGRSAMEKANEVKFNAIQVVCSSSYFLPGYIPHKDACLPQIWPRNEKPPDLRSSNRTKLAFFAGGINSPVREKLLQVWRNDSEIFAHFGRLTTPYADELLGSRFCLHVKGFEVNTARIADSLYYGCVPVIIANYYDLPFADVINWSSFSVIVATLDIPLLKKILKEISSDEYLRLQSNVLKVRKHFQWHLSPIDYDAFYMVMYELWLRRGFSTVPLSNFETS, via the exons ATGGCCGATTCTTCTTCGGTGGTGCTATACTATCTCTCTCAGCCGCGGTCCTTGAGACATTTTTACTTCATACCCACAACCTTAGCTCTCGCAACCTctctcctcatcctcttctacATTTCCTCCACCTCCAATCTCTTCGCCCACCACCATCATCATGCTCACTCAATCCCACAACTGCTACTCAATATTTCATCTTCCTATACACCCTTTCGAGTCGAAGCTCATCTGAAAGCGGACGGTGCTCAAGTAATCCAGGGTCAACGCTCACCGGAGCAACCTCAATTGGGATCGAATG GAAATTATGTCAATAACAAAGCCGTGTTCCATGATAGACATATCTTTCTTGAAGACTATAAAGAAATGAAAAGGAGCTTTAAGATATATGTTTATCCTCACAGGCAAGATGACTCCTTTGCAAATGCACTTTTGCCTGTGGATTCTGAACCCGGGGGTAATTACGCGAGTGAAAGTTACTTCAAGAAGGTCCTTATGAAAAGTCATTTCATTACCAATGATCCTACTAAGGCGGATCTTTTCTTTCTGCCTTTCTCAATTGCAAGGTTGCGGCATGACCCCAGAATTGGCGTGGGAGGTATCCAAGATTTTATAAGAGATTACATCTTCAATGTTAGTCACAAGTATGAATATTGGAACCGGACAGGTGGAGCAGATCATTTTTACGTTGCTTGTCATTCCATTGGGCGGTCAGCCATGGAAAAAGCAAATGAAGTCAAATTTAATGCCATTCAAGTtgtttgctcttcaagctacttCCTACCGGGCTACATACCACACAAGGATGCATGTCTGCCACAAATTTGGCCCAGAAATGAAAAGCCCCCTGACCTCCGTTCTTCAAATAG GACGAAACTTGCATTCTTCGCCGGAGGAATCAACTCCCCAGTACGAGAAAAGCTTCTTCAAGTCTGGAGAAATGACTCTGAGATTTTTGCGCACTTTGGTCGGCTTACTACACCATATGCTGATGAACTGCTTGGCAGCAGGTTCTGCCTCCATGTCAAAGGCTTTGAAGTAAATACAGCTCGTATTGCAGATTCACTATACTACGGTTGTGTCCCAGTGATAATTGCCAACTACTATGATTTACCATTCGCAGACGTAATAAACTGGAGCAGCTTCTCGGTCATTGTTGCTACTCTAGATATCCCACTGCTTAAGAAAATCCTCAAGGAGATCAGCTCCGATGAATATCTGCGGTTGCAGAGTAATGTGTTGAAGGTGCGCAAACATTTCCAGTGGCATCTTTCCCCTATTGATTATGATGCTTTTTATATGGTTATGTATGAGTTGTGGCTCCGACGAGGTTTTTCGACAGTTCCCTTGAGCAATTTTGAAACTTCTTAG
- the LOC103449313 gene encoding uncharacterized protein, which produces MEDKTEYNGEEKVEKEEWHMVMMTRDVEPGEPKEEKTEAELELKTESVVKEKPKHEKDEEKHNDADEEKSKKDKDIVENEKKKENNEAGESDKDKKKDKEEKKKKNKEKNKVKDDDIEGGEKEKKKKDKKEKEDKGKDLEEGDKEKDDKKGGKKKKDKEDKKKKHKNVEDEEVKAEVSPTEIEIVENVKESEGKMEEKTQKDEGKEGKEKKDKEKKEKGEKGEKGENKRKVDKKDKCTDVGKLKQKLEKINGKIEALLEKKSDITRQIKEAEGAILTVAEKPTDAAVAVADAA; this is translated from the coding sequence ATGGAAGACAAAACTGAATATAACGGAGAAGAAAAAGTGGAAAAGGAAGAATGGCATATGGTGATGATGACCAGGGATGTAGAACCAGGTGAACCGAAGGAGGAGAAGACTGAAGCGGAACTTGAATTAAAGACCGAGTCAGTGGTAAAAGAAAAGCCGAAACATGAAAAGGATGAGGAGAAACATAACGATGCAGATGAGGAGAAATCAAAGAAGGATAAAGACATAGTGGAGaacgaaaagaagaaagagaacaatGAAGCGGGAGAGAGCGATAAGGATAAAAAGAAGGacaaggaagagaagaagaaaaagaacaagGAGAAGAACAAAGTTAAAGACGATGATATAGAAGggggagaaaaagagaaaaagaagaaagataaaaAGGAGAAAGAGGACAAAGGTAAAGATTTAGAGGAAGGGGATAAGGAAAAAGATGACAAAAaaggaggaaagaagaagaaagacaaggaggacaaaaagaagaaacacaAAAATGTAGAGGATGAGGAGGTCAAGGCTGAAGTTTCTCCCACGGAGATTGAAATTGTAGAAAACGTAAAGGAATCGGAGGGGAAAATGGAGGAGAAGACGCAGAAAGATGAAGGAAAGGAAggtaaagagaagaaagataaagagaaaaaggagaagggTGAGAAGGGCGAGAAGGGCgagaacaaaagaaaagtcGATAAGAAGGACAAATGCACGGATGTTGGAAAGCTGAAACAGAAGCTAGAGAAGATCAATGGAAAAATAGAAGCCCTGCTTGAGAAAAAGTCAGACATCACGAGGCAGATAAAAGAAGCTGAAGGTGCAATCCTCACTGTTGCTGAGAAGCCCACAGATGCAGCAGTGGCTGTTGCTGATGCAGCATAG
- the LOC103449314 gene encoding protein EMBRYO SAC DEVELOPMENT ARREST 30-like, with translation MIFKSKIKWVAVFVLVLSFASLLRHLSIARFSTVDLVQYSALTAFHNDFNSISGRQSVPNKKLWGPVKPLQSLQPYANPRSNYPVPNDQSNGFIYAKIFGGFEKIRSTICDLVTISRLLNATLVIPDIQESTRSKGISSRFKSFTYLYDEVHFIASLKNDIVIVKSLPDNLKAARKRNEFPSFRPKKSASPNFYIKEVLPKLRKTKVIGLVIADGGCLQSILPPNMAEFQRLRCRVAFHALQFRPEIQVLGHKMVERLRAWGQPFLAYHPGLVRETLAYHGCAELFQDVHTELIQYRRKQMIKKGIVHEELSIDSHLRRENGSCPLMPEEVGILLRSMGYPPKTIIYLAGSETFGGQRVLVPLRAMFPNLVDRTSLCSNKELSDILGPETPLPQNPFQRLPAKSKEQLKEKWKKAGPRPRPLPPPPGRPIYQHEKEGWYGWITESDTEPDLSALDLRMQAHRLIWDSLDYIVSVEADTFFPGFNNDGSGWPDFSSLVMGHRVYEVASSRTYRPDRKVAAELFNMTRDNVYHPKHNWTVSVQEHLKKSLSEEGLIRQSVLSKPALFISHPLPECSCRISSANAPVHVKGNDGRTIYGGEEECPKWMKHGDEVPLDSAGEEGKVEDNELSEYGSTLDEQPESNDSDRTNATLVSEQDEEMYPND, from the exons ATGATATTCAAATCTAAGATAAAATGGGTTGCTGTCTTTGTCCTCGTTTTATcttttgcatcattacttcggCATCTCTCTATAGCACGATTTTCGACTGTCGATTTAGTCCAGTATAGCGCATTGACCGCATTCCATAACGATTTCAATTCTATCTCTGGGAGGCAG AGTGTTCCTAATAAGAAGCTATGGGGGCCTGTGAAGCCCCTGCAGTCTTTGCAGCCTTATGCCAACCCCCGAAGCAACTATCCTG TCCCAAATGACCAGAGCAATGGCTTCATTTACGCTAAAATATTTGGTGGATTTGAAAAGATAAGATCTACG ATCTGTGATCTGGTCACCATATCCAGGCTTCTAAATGCTACTCTTGTCATTCCAGACATTCAAGAAAGTACTCGCTCAAAAGGCATCAG CTCTCGTTTCAAGAGTTTTACATATCTCTACGATGAGGTGCACTTTATAGCATCTTTAAAAAATGACATAGTCATTGTGAAGAGTCTGCCAGATAATCTGAAGGCAGCAAGGAAAAGAAATGAATTCCCTTCTTTTAGACCCAAGAAGTCAGCTTCTCCAAATTTTTATATCAAAGAAGTCCTACCAAAGTTGAGGAAAACCAAGGTTATTGGCTTGGTCATTGCTGATGGTGGATGTCTGCAG TCAATCCTTCCACCAAACATGGCCGAGTTTCAAAGACTTAGATGCAGGGTCGCCTTCCATGCACTTCAATTCAGGCCAGAAATCCAAGTGCTTGGACACAAGATGGTGGAGAG GTTACGTGCATGGGGTCAACCTTTCCTAGCGTATCATCCTGGTTTGGTGAGAGAAACCTTGGCATATCATGGCTGTGCTGAACTTTTTCAG GATGTTCACACTGAACTCATACAATATCGAAGGAAACAAATGATTAAAAAGGGCATTGTTCATGAGGAACTAAGCATAGATTCACATTTGCGTAGAGAAAATGGCTCATGCCCGCTGATGCCTGAAGAG GTTGGAATTCTTCTTCGTTCAATGGGGTATCCTCCTAAAACAATTATATATCTGGCTGGTTCTGAAACATTTGGGGGTCAACGTGTTCTGGTCCCTTTGCGTGCTATGTTTCCCAACTTAGTGGATCGCACTTCCTTGTGCAGCAATAAAGAATTGTCTGATATACTTGGACCTGAAACACCCCTTCCGCAAAATCCATTTCAACGACTGCCAGCAAAAAGCAAGGAACAacttaaagaaaaatggaagaAGGCCGGTCCTAGGCCTCGGCCTCTTCCTCCACCTCCTGGTAGACCTATCTATCAACATGAAAAAGAAGGCTGGTATGGTTGGATTACTGAGTCTGACACGGAACCAGACCTTTCTGCTTTGGATCTGAGGATGCAAGCACATAGACTAATTTGGGATTCTCTTGATTATATTGTCTCTGTGGAAGCAGACACATTCTTTCCTGGTTTTAACAATGATGGCAGTGGATGGCCAGATTTTTCAAGCTTGGTCATGGGACACCGTGTGTATGAGGTTGCTTCTTCTAGAACATACCGACCAGACAG GAAAGTTGCAGCAGAACTTTTCAACATGACCAGGGACAATGTCTACCATCCCAAGCATAATTGGACAGTCTCAGTGCAGGAACATCTTAAGAAAAGCTTAAGTGAGGAAGGCCTAATAAGGCAATCCGTTTTGTCGAAGCCAGCATTATTCATTTCACACCCACTTCCCGAATGCTCATGTAGAATATCTTCTGCCAATGCTCCAGTTCATGTAAAAGGTAATGATGGCCGAACTATATATGGAGGTGAAGAAGAGTGCCCGAAGTGGATGAAGCATGGTGACGAAGTTCCTTTGGATTCAGCTGGGGAAGAGGGTAAGGTGGAGGACAATGAATTGTCAGAGTACGGAAGTACTCTGGATGAACAACCAGAATCAAATGACAGCGACAGAACTAATGCTACTCTTGTCTCTGAGCAGGATGAGGAAATGTACCCGAATGACTAA